The Anastrepha ludens isolate Willacy chromosome 2, idAnaLude1.1, whole genome shotgun sequence genome contains a region encoding:
- the LOC128861816 gene encoding mitochondrial pyruvate carrier 2-like — protein MSGKVGLLSRLYNGIIGTADKFVPSPMRPLWEHPAGPKTIFFWAPLGKWALVIAGLGDINRPVHLLSINQCAVLATTGLIWSRYSLVIIPKNWSLFSVNVFVALTQMYQIARAVQYQQSLKNKSD, from the exons ATGAGTGGAAAAGTCGGACTCCTTTCCCGCCTATACAATGGCATAATTGGGACAGCTGACAAATTTGTACCAAGCCCTATGCGTCCTTTGTGGGAGCATCCAGCAG GTCCAAAAACGATATTCTTCTGGGCACCATTAGGCAAATGG GCACTCGTTATAGCTGGCCTTGGTGATATAAATCGTCCAGTGCATTTATTGTCGATTAATCAATGCGCGGTCTTAGCCACAACTGGTTTAATTTGGTCTCGATACTCATTGGTTATTATTCCCAAAAATTGGTCACTTTTTTCGGTAAATGTTTTTGTCGCACTCACCCAAATGTATCAAATAGCACGCGCAGTACAATACCAACagagcttaaaaaataaatctgattaA